The proteins below are encoded in one region of Leishmania mexicana MHOM/GT/2001/U1103 complete genome, chromosome 27:
- a CDS encoding vesicular transport protein (CDC48 homologue),putative — protein sequence MSDMSDRLKGKLKHMARQTPNGYRKQRPGSGPRHFADDNYPFQGKRPREEEEEGPQGSKSGSSRAHSGKEAGKSASGDGESEVLGVIPKITLEDMGGLAKELPVIKELIELPIRMPHLFNCLGADPPCGVLLHGPPGVGKTKLVHAIAGSLQVPLFFVSAPEIVSGISGDSEAKLRNLFMDAIAAAPSIVFIDEIDTIAGRREDAQRAMESRIVGQLLTCMDQVSQAWRQHNKVVCVMGATNRPEALDTALRRAGRFDREISLGIPSIDERQSILNIICARINLSDGVDFFELANMTPGYVGADLHLLVKEACILAIRRKYKELDERGAVGDVKTEELSGFCVTFDELKEATTRVQPSAMREGFTTIPNVSWDDVGALEDVREELMTSILQPIRAPKLHHRFGLDHPVGVLLYGPPGCGKTLVAKAIANQSGANFISIKGPELLNKFVGESERSVRMVFARGRASAPCVLFFDELDALAPRRGSDRANPSSERVVNQLLTELDGVEGRKDVYVIGATNRPDMIDSAMLRPGRLDKLLYVPLPSPAQRESILRTHARKYPVDAEVNLERLAHDERLTGFSGADLAALMREASLTALKGVYKSYTKDELEELERDITGKSADTADLPTITADNFEASLAKIKPSVSAADRANYESMSIEIRNNAKNTG from the coding sequence ATGTCGGACATGAGTGACCGCCTCAAGGGTAAGCTGAAGCACATGGCTCGGCAGACCCCCAATGGGTACCGTAAGCAGCGCCCCGGCAGCGGCCCACGGCACTTCGCCGACGACAACTACCCTTTTCAAGGAAAGCGGCcgcgtgaggaggaggaggaagggccGCAGGGTAGCAAgtccggcagcagccgcgctcACAGTGGCAAGGAGGCGGGAAagagcgccagcggcgacggagagagcgaggtgcTCGGTGTCATTCCGAAGATCACCCTTGAAGACATGGGCGGCTTGGCCAAGGAGCTGCCGGTAATAAAAGAGCTCATTGAGCTGCCCATCCGCATGCCGCACCTCTTTAACTGCCTCGGTGCAGATCCGCCGTGCGGCGTCCTGTTGCATGGCCCGCCGGGTGTCGGCAAGACAAAGCTCGTCCACGCCATCGCCGGCTCGCTGCAGGTGCCCCTCTTCTTTGTCTCGGCGCCGGAGATCGTCTCCGGCatcagcggcgacagcgaggcaAAGCTGAGGAACTTGTTCATGGACGCCATAGCGGCGGCGCCAAGCATTGTTTTCATCGACGAGATCGACACCATCGCGGGCCGTCGCGAGGACGCCCAGCGCGCTATGGAGAGTCGCATCGTTGGGCAGCTGCTTACTTGCATGGATCAGGTGTCGCAGGCGTGGCGACAGCACAACAAGGTGGTTTGCGTCATGGGGGCGACAAACCGCCCAGAAGCGTTGgacacggcgctgcgccgcgccggccgGTTCGATCGGGAAATTTCCCTCGGCATCCCCTCAATCGACGAGCGACAAAGCATCCTCAATATCATCTGCGCGAGAATCAACTTGTCCGACGGCGTCGATTTCTTCGAGCTCGCCAATATGACCCCTGGCTACGTCGGCGCAGACCTGCACCTTCTCGTCAAGGAGGCGTGCATCCTCGCCATCCGCCGCAAGTACAAGGAGCTGGACGAGCGTGGCGCTGTGGGTGATGTAAAGACGGAAGAGCTCTCCGGGTTCTGCGTCACGTTCGATgagctgaaggaggcgacGACGCGGGTGCAGCCGTCGGCGATGCGGGAGGGCTTCACGACGATCCCGAACGTTTCCTGGGACGACGTCGGCGCCCTCGAGGACGTGCGGGAGGAGCTCATGACCAGCATTTTGCAGCCTATCCGCGCCCCGAAGCTGCATCACCGCTTCGGTCTCGACCATCCCGTCGGCGTGCTGCTCTACGGCCCACCGGGCTGCGGCAAGACGCTGGTCGCAAAGGCAATCGCGAACCAATCAGGCGCCAACTTTATCTCCATCAAGGGTCCAGAGCTGCTCAACAAGTTCGTCGGCGAGAGTGAGCGCAGCGTGCGGATGGTCTTCGCGCGTGGGCGGGCTAGCGCCCCATGCGTCCTCTTCTTTGACGAGCTAGATGCACTGGCACCGCGCCGCGGGTCGGACAGGGCAAACCCGAGCAGCGAGCGCGTAGTGAACCAGCTGCTGACTGAGCTGGACGGCGTGGAGGGGCGCAAGGACGTTTACGTGATTGGGGCCACGAACCGCCCCGATATGATTGATTCCGCCATGCTGCGTCCAGGTCGCCTGGACAAACTGCTAtacgtgccgctgccgtcgcctgcgcagcgtgaATCGATTCTTCGGACACACGCCCGCAAGTACCCGGTGGATGCCGAGGTGAACCTGGAAAGGCTGGCGCATGACGAGCGGCTCACCGgcttcagcggcgccgacttGGCTGCCCTAATGCGCGAGGCGTCGCTGACCGCGCTGAAGGGCGTGTACAAGTCCTACACAAAGgacgagctggaggagctggagcgcgaCATCACTGGAAAGAGCGCCGACACGGCGGATCTGCCCACCATTACGGCAGACAACTTCGAGGCGAGCTTGGCAAAGATCAAACCTTCGGTGTCTGCGGCGGATCGGGCAAATTATGAGAGCATGAGCATCGAGATACGCAACAACGCCAAGAATACTGGGTAA
- a CDS encoding putative ATP-binding cassette protein subfamily A, member 9, with amino-acid sequence FPDLLCAVEEGIPGLGINAYSLSATTLEEVFIKIAEGPDAERDADALAAEEKADATEAVWNVEMEKGRWARRRLQFRAMMAKRLWNALRDRRTQFFQIVCPVACVLLAMLLTLVKLFSTPTILLSSDVYGTTVDIPLANCEGVLDVTTPFSTTVHMDIWTDTPDASAFSKKLNRTYQTHARERYGGVSCAAAGSGETYHSVFYNTSALHEVAIETANVFAAHLRVATGRYNTSVTTAVAPLPKTSQQQAVESSLYAMMIAVIIMIPFTFIPSTFVGWIVRERECKARHLQNVSGLSFYIYWLSNFLFDLCSYIITMCLVIVVFLVFGRDEYVALNNIGATFVVLLLYGVSGILMAYALSFAFDNHSTAQNVVMLVNFIVGFLLVLAVSALMLKESTRNLAKVLRFIFRIVPSYCVGEAINNLALLKVTRAFGVDTSTWDMDVVGWVCVYMAIEIPVFLFITLLIDHPGRRQRSQRLFHNPDGAAEVIEEEDEDVAVERRAVLEGGEREGDLVRVLNLRKEYANGKVAVRNITLGVRPGEVFGFLGTNGAGKTTAISILCQEFYPTSGRAYVCGNDIVTESSEALRCIGYCPQFDACLDLLTVEEHLYLYAGVRGISSRACDRVVRGLMKLCGLTEYRRTKSHELSGGNRRKLSVAVSLIGGPRVVFFDEPSAGMDPVARRGLWNAIETVADNCSVVLTTHHLEEVEALAHRVAIMVDGTLRCIGDKTHLKQKYGTGFEVAVRVADESPEVMAGVELFFEREFPSSKLTEVRAGRFTYQLPNTVRLSSVFTALEQQKEKLQMRDYSVSQTSIEQVFMRISEKAELEHEEAHRQRIESKKSCCMCC; translated from the coding sequence TTCCCCGACCTGCTGTgcgctgtggaggagggcatcCCCGGCCTTGGGATCAACGCGTACTCGCTGTCGGCGACGACGCTAGAGGAGGTGTTCATCAAGATCGCGGAGGGCCCGGATGCGGAGCGCGACGCGGATGCGCttgcggcggaggagaaggcggatgCGACGGAGGCTGTGTGGAACgtggagatggagaaggggcggtgggcgcggcggcggctgcagttCCGCGCGATGATGGCGAAGCGGCTGTGgaacgcgctgcgcgaccgGCGCACGCAGTTCTTTCAGATCGTGTGCcccgtcgcgtgcgtgctgcttgCGATGCTGCTGACGCTGGTGAAGCTGTTCAGCACGCCGACGATCCTGCTGAGCAGCGACGTGTACGGGACGACGGTGGACATCCCGCTTGCCAACTGCGAGGGCGTGCTGGACGTGACGACGCCGTTCTCGACGACGGTGCACATGGACATCTGGACGGACACGCCGGATGCCTCTGCGTTCTCGAAGAAGCTGAACAGGACGTACCAGACACACGCGAGGGAGCGCTACGGCGGCGTCtcgtgcgcggctgcgggcAGCGGGGAGACGTACCACAGTGTCTTCTACAACACGTCGGCTTTGCACGAGGTCGCCATCGAGACAGCGAATGTCTTTGCCGCCCACCTTCGTGTGGCAACTGGCCGATATAACACGAGTGTTACCACTGCTGTGGCACCTCTCCCCAAAacatcgcagcagcaggcggtggaGTCATCTCTGTACGCGATGATGATTGCCGTGATCATCATGATCCCGTTCACCTTTATTCCTTCGACCTTTGTGGGCTGGATTGTGAGGGAGCGCGAGTGCAAAGCGCGGCACCTGCAGAACGTCTCTGGCCTGAGCTTCTACATCTATTGGCTATCCAATTTCTTGTTCGACCTTTGCTCGTACATCATCACGATGTGCCTCGTCATCGTTGTCTTCCTCGTTTTCGGCCGTGACGAGTACGTTGCGCTGAACAACATCGGTGCAACGTTTGTGGTGCTTCTGCTTTACGGCGTGTCGGGCATCCTCATGGCATACGCGCTCAGCTTCGCCTTCGACAATCATTCCACTGCGCAGAATGTCGTCATGCTTGTCAACTTCATTGTGGGGTTTCTGCTTGTACTGGCGGTGTCTGCGCTAATGTTGAAAGAGTCGACGAGGAATTTGGCCAAAGTGCTCCGCTTTATCTTTCGCATTGTACCTAGTTACTGCGTTGGCGAGGCAATCAATAACCTCGCGTTGCTCAAGGTGACCCGCGCGTTCGGCGTGGACACCAGCACGTGGGACATGGACGTTGTggggtgggtgtgcgtgtatatGGCGATCGAGATCCCGGTGTTCCTGTTCATCACGCTGCTCATTGACCACCccgggcggcggcagcgcagccagcGACTGTTCCACAACCcggacggtgctgcggaggtgatcgaggaggaggacgaggacgtcgcggtggagcggcgcgcTGTGCTGGAGGGTGGCGAGCGCGAGGGCGACCTTGTGCGGGTGCTGAACCTACGGAAGGAGTACGCGAACGGGAAGGTTGCGGTGCGGAACATCACGCTGGGCGTGAGGCCCGGGGAGGTGTTTGGGTTCCTGGGGACGAACGGCGCGGGCAAGACGACGGCGATCTCGATCCTATGCCAGGAGTTCTACCCGACGAGCGGGCGAGCCTACGTGTGCGGGAACGACATTGTGACGGAGagcagcgaggcgctgcggtgcatcGGGTACTGCCCGCAGTTCGACGCGTGCCTGGACCTgctgacggtggaggagcaccTGTACCTGTACGCCGGCGTGCGCGGGATCTCGTCGCGCGCGTGCGACCGCGTTGTGCGTGGGCTGATGAAGCTGTGCGGACTGACGGAGTACCGGCGCACGAAGTCGCACGAGCTGAGCGGCGGCAACCGGCGCAAGCTGTCTGTTGCTGTGTCGCTGATTGGCGGGCCGCGCGTTGTGTTCTTCGACGAGCCGTCGGCCGGCATGGACCCCGTAGCGCGGCGCGGGCTGTGGAACGCGATCGAGACGGTGGCGGACAACTGCTCCGTTGTGCTGACGACGCACCacctggaggaggtggaggcgcttgCGCACCGCGTTGCGATCATGGTGGACGGGACGCTGCGGTGCATCGGCGACAAGACGCACTTGAAGCAGAAGTACGGGACGGGGttcgaggtggcggtgcgcgtggcggACGAGTCGCCGGAGGTGATGGCTGGCGTGGAGCTGTTCTTCGAGAGGGAGTTCCCGTCGAGCAAGCTgacggaggtgcgcgcggGGCGCTTCACATACCAGCTGCCGAACACTGTGCGCCTGTCGAGCGTGTTCActgcgctggagcagcagaaggagaagctgcagaTGCGCGACTACAGCGTGTCACAGACGTCGATTGAGCAGGTGTTCATGCGCATCagcgagaaggcggagcttgagcacgaggaggcgcaccggcagcgcatAGAGAGCAAGAAGTCGTGCTGCATGTGCTGCTAG